The window GTATCGAGGGCGATGTCGTGGTGGTGACCTTTACCGGGGCGATCGACGTGTTCGCAGGGCCGAGCGTCCGGGACACGTTGTCCGGTCTGATCAGCGCGGGGCACCGGCACCTGGTCCTGGAGTTGGAGGACGTGCTGTTCATGGATTCCAGCGGACTCGGCGCCCTGATCGGGACGATGAAGAAGGCCCGCGATCATCACGGTTCCGTTCGGCTCGTGTGCTCCTCCGAGCGCAGCGCCGGCCTCTTGCGGATCACCGGCCTGAGCGGCGTCATCCCGGTGTATGAGACGACCGAGCGTGCGGCGGCCAGCGTTCGGTCGGAGATCTCGACAGCCGACGGATGTGTCGGGGATCGTGACACCGCTCAGGCTGGATAGGTCCCGTTCGGATAGGTCGGGTCCACAAGGCGCCGTCGAGAACGTTGCAGGGCCGGTGAGCTTGTTCTGATGGACTGTCATATCTGATGCGCTGCGAGCGCCGACCCCTCGGTCCAAGCGCGCCTTGTCACAGCGAAGGCGGGAGGTGGGTCGGTGCGGTGATCGTGGGCTGGCAGGGTTGAGCCCGGTGTGCGGCGGCGGGCGGGGCGCCGTGCAGCACTGGTTCCACGGCCGGTGGTGAGCGCCGCGCCATCGCGCCAACGCGACGATCAGCCGGGATGCGCAGCGCGTCTGCAACCGCGATCGCGTGGTCCAGCTGAATGAGCATGCGCGGCGTGTGGTCCGGGTGATGAGCGGCTGCGATGACGTAGCGCGCGAGTGGTCGTTCGCTGCGATCGGGGATGGCCCAGTTCTTGGCGGCAACTTCTCCCCAGGCTTGTTGACCAAGGACGGCGAGCAGCCGCGGAAGGCGGCCGGCGAGCAGGGAAGCTTCCTCCGCGTCGGGGCGTGGCGCGCGGCCACGCAGAGCGGCGCGGGTGTAAACGGCGAGTTCGCGGATCTGGTGTTCCAGCGCCGGCCCGCGGTGCTCGATCAAGGACGCCTCACCGTGGCGGCCCGCGACAACGCGCTGTAGCGCGGTGCCCAGCGCACCGAGGTGCTCGCGCGCCAGCTCACCGGAAGGCGTGACGGCACCCGCCGTGGCCGCGAGGATGCTGAGGTCTCGCCCGAGGGTCGCAACGGTTCGGACTTGCTGCGGAGCCAGTGTCGGGCTGTCCTTGACCATCATCGTCAGGCGTCGCACCGCGGCCGCGGCGGCCTGCCCGCCCGTGGGGACGATGATCCCGCGAGGTTCGGGCCCGCCGAGGCGAAGCGACGACAGGCGCGACGACAGGCGCGACGAGAGGCGCGAGGATCCGGCTTCACCGGGAGGACCACCGGTCAGCGTGCGCACCTCACGGGCAATGACGCGCAGCCCGGCACTGTGATCGAGGTAGGTCACCAGATCGGGCCGGGATGCCTCGACGGCGATCCGGGCGAGTCCAGGATCGAGGGAGCCGATCAGCTCGGTGACGGCGGCGACCTGCGCGATGGCGTGCCAGGCTTCGTCGTCCTCGAGCGGATGAAGGAGAGCCGACCAGATCCGGTCCGCGAGCAGGGAGTCTCGTCCGGCCGCCGCCCACCGGCACGTTGCCGGGCTTGCCGTCAGGGCGGCGTCGAGGAGTTCGCTCGGCGCTCGCGACACCTGAGGCCGGCCGCGGTTGTGCAGGACGATGCCGAACGCCCGAACGGGATCACACTCGGCCATGCCCAGCAGGTCGATATCGCTACGTCGCCGCACCGCGGACGGGGCCAGCTCCTTGAGAACCGCCGCGGCTCCGGCGAGCACCGCCGCTCGTGCCGTTACCGCCACCTCGATATCAACATCGGCACGGACGGTGTCCTGGGCGCTGTCATGGACAGCCTCACGTGCACGGCTGGGGGCGTGGCGGGCAGGGCTGGCGGGACCGCCCCGGCCAATCGTGTTCGCCAGTGGCGAGCCAGTTGATCCACGCGTTGCGAGCTGGGCCAAGGTGACGGCGACGGCGCGGATGGCTTCGTCCCAGCTGGTCACCGCCATGTCGTGGGGTAGCCGAAGGTCTCGAACCCGGTGTCGAACCCGGTGTCGGAGCCGGTGTCGTCGGCGAACAGGTCGAGGCCGGACAGGTCTGCGATCGTGGCGGCGTAGCGGGCGACCTCCGCGGCATCGTCGGCCTCGGTGATGGCCACGGCCNNNNNNNNNNNNNNNNNNNNNNNNNNNNNNNNNNNNNNNNNNNNNNNNNNNNNNNNNNNNNNNNNNNNNNNNNNNNNNNNNNNNNNNNNNNNNNNNNNNNCCACCGAGCCAGCGGTAGCGCGGCTGCGGCGTAA of the Sporichthya polymorpha DSM 43042 genome contains:
- a CDS encoding STAS domain-containing protein is translated as MDDTTDDCASIFTRIEGDVVVVTFTGAIDVFAGPSVRDTLSGLISAGHRHLVLELEDVLFMDSSGLGALIGTMKKARDHHGSVRLVCSSERSAGLLRITGLSGVIPVYETTERAAASVRSEISTADGCVGDRDTAQAG